A DNA window from Macadamia integrifolia cultivar HAES 741 chromosome 4, SCU_Mint_v3, whole genome shotgun sequence contains the following coding sequences:
- the LOC122077278 gene encoding homeobox-leucine zipper protein HAT5-like isoform X2: MAGGRVYGDSNNMTVVFQNEEIPCSAQSLEGSSTMVNFEDFGRRNQPDKSFFRSLEQEDNGDDDLDECFHQPEKKRRLTADQVQFLEKNFEVENKLEPERKIQLARDLGLQPRQVAIWFQNRRARWKTKQLEKDYDALKASYNSLKADYDNLLKEKGKLKTEVLFLTDKLLLKEKELGNTESSDQKELSGTPPQNSISNPASGEKTSSVTVVCKQEDISSANSDVFDSDSPRYTDAGHSPLLEPADSSHVVEPDQSDLSQDEEDNLSKSLFPSACNFHNFPKLEEGLYLNDPPANSCNYGFPVDDQAFWFWSY, translated from the exons ATGGCGGGTGGGCGGGTATATGGCGATTCCAATAACATGACCGTTGTGTTTCAAAACGAAGAGATTCCTTGCTCTGCACAGTCTCTTGAGG GTTCGAGTACCATGGTAAACTTTGAGGATTTTGGTAGAAGAAACCAACCAGACAAATCTTTTTTCCGTTCACTTGAGCAGGAAGATAATGGTGATGACGACTTGGATGAATGCTTTCATCAAcctgagaagaagagaaggcttACAGCTGACCAAGTCCAGTTTCTTGAGAAAAACTTCGAGGTGGAAAATAAGCTTGAACCAGAAAGGAAAATCCAACTTGCAAGAGACCTTGGATTACAGCCTCGACAAGTTGCCATATGGTTTCAAAACCGGCGAGCTCGGTGGAAAACGAAGCAGTTGGAGAAGGATTATGATGCTCTTAAAGCAAGCTACAATAGTCTCAAGGCTGACTATGACAACCTTCTCAAGGAGAAGGGCAAACTGAAAACTGAG GTTCTTTTCCTTACAGACAAGCTGCTCCTCAAAGAGAAAGAGCTGGGAAACACAGAATCCTCTGATCAGAAGGAACTGTCTGGTACACCACCTCAGAATTCCATTTCTAATCCAGCATCAGGCGAGAAAACATCTAGTGTTACAGTTGTCTGTAAACAGGAAGATATCAGTTCAGCCAACAGTGATGTCTTTGATTCCGACAGCCCACGATATACTGATGCAGGCCACTCTCCTCTTTTGGAGCCCGCTGATTCTTCTCATGTGGTAGAACCAGACCAGTCTGATCTCTCTCAAGATGAAGAAGATAACTTGAGCAAGAGCCTATTTCCTTCTGCTTGCAATTTCCACAATTTCCCAAAGCTTGAAGAAGGCCTTTACTTGAACGACCCACCTGCAAATTCTTGTAATTACGGATTCCCAGTCGATGATCAGGCCTTTTGGTTCTGGTCTTACTGA
- the LOC122077278 gene encoding homeobox-leucine zipper protein HAT5-like isoform X1 has protein sequence MAGGRVYGDSNNMTVVFQNEEIPCSAQSLEGILISSSSLSFRGSSTMVNFEDFGRRNQPDKSFFRSLEQEDNGDDDLDECFHQPEKKRRLTADQVQFLEKNFEVENKLEPERKIQLARDLGLQPRQVAIWFQNRRARWKTKQLEKDYDALKASYNSLKADYDNLLKEKGKLKTEVLFLTDKLLLKEKELGNTESSDQKELSGTPPQNSISNPASGEKTSSVTVVCKQEDISSANSDVFDSDSPRYTDAGHSPLLEPADSSHVVEPDQSDLSQDEEDNLSKSLFPSACNFHNFPKLEEGLYLNDPPANSCNYGFPVDDQAFWFWSY, from the exons ATGGCGGGTGGGCGGGTATATGGCGATTCCAATAACATGACCGTTGTGTTTCAAAACGAAGAGATTCCTTGCTCTGCACAGTCTCTTGAGGGTATcttgatttcttcctcttctctttctttccgcG GTTCGAGTACCATGGTAAACTTTGAGGATTTTGGTAGAAGAAACCAACCAGACAAATCTTTTTTCCGTTCACTTGAGCAGGAAGATAATGGTGATGACGACTTGGATGAATGCTTTCATCAAcctgagaagaagagaaggcttACAGCTGACCAAGTCCAGTTTCTTGAGAAAAACTTCGAGGTGGAAAATAAGCTTGAACCAGAAAGGAAAATCCAACTTGCAAGAGACCTTGGATTACAGCCTCGACAAGTTGCCATATGGTTTCAAAACCGGCGAGCTCGGTGGAAAACGAAGCAGTTGGAGAAGGATTATGATGCTCTTAAAGCAAGCTACAATAGTCTCAAGGCTGACTATGACAACCTTCTCAAGGAGAAGGGCAAACTGAAAACTGAG GTTCTTTTCCTTACAGACAAGCTGCTCCTCAAAGAGAAAGAGCTGGGAAACACAGAATCCTCTGATCAGAAGGAACTGTCTGGTACACCACCTCAGAATTCCATTTCTAATCCAGCATCAGGCGAGAAAACATCTAGTGTTACAGTTGTCTGTAAACAGGAAGATATCAGTTCAGCCAACAGTGATGTCTTTGATTCCGACAGCCCACGATATACTGATGCAGGCCACTCTCCTCTTTTGGAGCCCGCTGATTCTTCTCATGTGGTAGAACCAGACCAGTCTGATCTCTCTCAAGATGAAGAAGATAACTTGAGCAAGAGCCTATTTCCTTCTGCTTGCAATTTCCACAATTTCCCAAAGCTTGAAGAAGGCCTTTACTTGAACGACCCACCTGCAAATTCTTGTAATTACGGATTCCCAGTCGATGATCAGGCCTTTTGGTTCTGGTCTTACTGA